A section of the Enterococcus montenegrensis genome encodes:
- the serC gene encoding 3-phosphoserine/phosphohydroxythreonine transaminase, with product MTVYNFSAGPAVLPTPVLEQAQSEFTDYKGSGMSVMELSHRSSLFDAIIKDAEKRLRELMNIPDNYHVLFLQGGASLQFSMVPLNLAQNKKALYVNTGSWSKKAIAAAKELGNVEVEVIASSAKDNFTYIPEITPDMIDQDAAYLHITTNNTIVGTAYKSIPNAGNVPIVADMSSNILANDYDVKDFGIIYAGAQKNIGPAGLTVVIIRDDLLGLYEVNEPMLDYKTQAAANSLYNTPPTFAIYIAQLVFKWLQELGGLPEILKQDQEKAQLLYDAIEKSHLFTSPVRPDSRSLTNIPFVTGNAKLDQKFNVEALAAGFENLKGHRSVGGMRASLYNAFPKEGVQALVTFMEKFEKENGGL from the coding sequence ATGACTGTTTACAATTTTTCAGCCGGTCCTGCCGTATTACCTACACCCGTTTTGGAGCAGGCCCAATCCGAATTTACGGATTACAAAGGTAGCGGCATGTCCGTGATGGAGTTGAGTCATCGTTCCTCCCTTTTTGATGCGATAATTAAAGACGCCGAAAAACGCTTGCGGGAATTAATGAATATTCCGGACAACTACCATGTTTTATTCTTACAAGGTGGCGCGAGTTTACAGTTTTCAATGGTGCCATTAAATTTAGCGCAAAATAAAAAAGCCCTGTATGTTAATACCGGCTCATGGTCTAAAAAAGCAATTGCAGCTGCCAAAGAATTAGGCAACGTTGAAGTTGAAGTGATTGCTTCTTCAGCAAAAGACAACTTTACCTATATTCCAGAAATTACCCCTGATATGATTGATCAAGATGCTGCTTACTTGCACATTACAACCAACAATACCATTGTCGGAACAGCTTATAAAAGTATTCCCAATGCCGGGAATGTCCCGATTGTAGCCGACATGTCCTCAAATATTTTAGCCAATGACTACGATGTAAAAGACTTTGGTATCATCTACGCCGGCGCACAAAAAAATATCGGCCCTGCTGGTTTAACTGTTGTGATTATTCGCGATGATTTGCTAGGTTTGTATGAAGTAAACGAGCCCATGTTAGATTACAAAACGCAAGCAGCGGCAAACTCTTTATACAATACGCCCCCAACCTTTGCCATTTACATTGCGCAATTGGTTTTCAAATGGTTGCAAGAGCTTGGTGGTCTACCTGAAATCTTAAAGCAAGATCAAGAAAAGGCTCAATTACTTTACGATGCAATCGAAAAATCGCATTTATTTACCAGTCCAGTGCGCCCAGATAGCCGTTCTCTGACAAATATTCCGTTTGTAACCGGCAATGCCAAATTGGATCAAAAATTTAATGTAGAAGCATTGGCAGCAGGCTTTGAAAACTTAAAAGGCCATCGCTCAGTTGGCGGTATGCGGGCAAGCCTATACAATGCCTTTCCAAAAGAAGGCGTACAAGCGCTCGTGACTTTCATGGAAAAATTCGAAAAAGAAAATGGAGGACTGTAA
- a CDS encoding phosphoglycerate dehydrogenase has translation MFHIKTFNAIAPEGMNRFDKDNYAINESKTPDGIILRSQKLHDYAFPESVVAVARAGAGTNNVPVTQCTKQGIVVFNTPGANANAVKELVIASLLLSVRPILQGAQWIQTLTGADVEEQAEANKKQFAGHELEGKKLGVIGLGAIGAMIANDAYRLGMEVVGYDPYVSVDTAWSISRRVTRANELADVLTTCDFVTVHVPLTEQTKGMIGEAQLAKMKSCAKLFNFARGGIVDDTAVLNALKAGQLAGYTTDFADEKLLHNDKVLVLPHLGASTQEAEVNCAKMAARTLKRFLEEGTIKRSVNFPTVEMAFHSPYRITIINKNIPNMLGQISSTIADMNINIDNMVNRGRDDYAYTLVDINCDEQENAQAVAARLEENPDIIRVRVIKNPGVGY, from the coding sequence ATGTTCCATATTAAAACATTTAACGCGATTGCCCCTGAAGGCATGAATCGCTTTGATAAAGATAATTACGCCATTAACGAAAGCAAAACTCCTGATGGTATTATTTTACGCAGTCAAAAATTACACGATTACGCTTTTCCTGAAAGTGTCGTCGCTGTTGCCAGAGCAGGTGCGGGTACCAACAATGTGCCGGTTACACAATGTACCAAACAAGGGATTGTGGTCTTCAATACCCCAGGCGCAAATGCCAATGCCGTCAAAGAATTGGTCATCGCCAGCTTATTGTTATCCGTGCGCCCAATTTTACAAGGCGCCCAGTGGATTCAAACCTTGACCGGTGCTGATGTGGAAGAACAAGCCGAAGCAAATAAAAAGCAATTTGCGGGCCATGAATTAGAAGGAAAAAAATTAGGTGTCATCGGCCTTGGGGCTATTGGTGCTATGATTGCAAACGACGCTTACCGATTAGGCATGGAAGTTGTGGGTTATGACCCTTACGTTTCTGTTGATACCGCTTGGAGTATTTCACGACGCGTGACCCGTGCCAATGAATTGGCAGATGTGTTGACAACTTGTGATTTTGTCACCGTCCATGTGCCGTTAACCGAGCAAACCAAAGGCATGATTGGTGAAGCACAGTTGGCAAAAATGAAAAGTTGTGCCAAACTATTTAACTTTGCTCGCGGTGGCATTGTTGATGATACTGCCGTCTTAAACGCATTGAAAGCAGGACAGCTGGCTGGTTATACAACCGACTTTGCGGATGAAAAATTATTACACAACGACAAAGTTTTAGTCTTGCCACATTTGGGTGCTTCAACCCAAGAAGCTGAAGTGAACTGTGCCAAAATGGCTGCTAGAACACTAAAACGCTTTTTAGAAGAAGGCACTATCAAACGCTCTGTTAACTTTCCAACCGTTGAGATGGCCTTTCACTCTCCTTATCGGATCACGATTATTAACAAAAATATTCCAAATATGTTAGGCCAAATCTCTTCAACCATCGCGGATATGAATATCAATATCGACAATATGGTCAATCGTGGTCGAGATGATTATGCCTATACTTTGGTGGACATTAATTGTGACGAGCAAGAAAATGCGCAAGCTGTTGCCGCGCGCTTAGAAGAAAATCCCGACATTATTCGCGTGCGGGTGATTAAAAACCCGGGGGTGGGGTATTAA
- a CDS encoding DUF1015 domain-containing protein, with amino-acid sequence MVDIRPFKAIRPAENLSAKVAALPYDVINSEEARVMALGNPYSYFHIDRAEIDLPPELSPYDPAVYQKAATSLADFLKKGWLKKDDAPYFYLYQLTMNGRSQTGLALCASIDDYVAGKIKKHEFTRPEKEVDRINHIKACDANTSPIFLAYRHEDEIQKIMKAWQENHEPTYNFDSYHDVNHKVWVIDDTDKIAALTKLFAAVPALYIADGHHRTESAVKVGLEKRAQKNSNPESDHFLAIVFPENELAIWEYNRVVNVPVTDTFLDQLKSSFTIEKTTKTKPDAPGQIQMYLARQWYTLSAKETIKNTDPVKRLDVSLLQDNVFAPIFGIKDVRVDKRIDFIGGIRGPEELVKLVDSGAWQVAFSLYPTAMTDLLDVADAGKIMPPKSTWFEPKLLSGLFLHDLETK; translated from the coding sequence ATGGTTGATATTCGTCCCTTTAAAGCAATTCGTCCGGCGGAAAACTTAAGCGCAAAAGTTGCCGCCTTACCTTATGATGTCATTAATAGTGAAGAAGCCCGGGTAATGGCTTTAGGAAATCCTTATAGCTATTTTCATATCGATCGCGCTGAAATTGACTTGCCACCAGAACTGTCACCTTATGATCCAGCCGTCTATCAAAAAGCTGCCACTAGTTTAGCCGACTTTTTAAAGAAAGGCTGGCTAAAAAAAGACGACGCACCTTATTTTTATCTCTATCAACTAACAATGAATGGTCGCAGCCAAACAGGTTTAGCCCTATGTGCTTCAATTGATGATTATGTCGCAGGTAAAATTAAAAAACATGAATTTACCCGCCCAGAAAAAGAAGTCGATCGGATTAACCACATCAAAGCTTGTGATGCCAATACCAGCCCCATTTTCTTAGCTTATCGTCATGAAGACGAAATTCAAAAAATTATGAAAGCTTGGCAGGAAAATCACGAGCCTACTTATAATTTTGACAGCTACCACGATGTAAATCATAAAGTTTGGGTAATTGATGATACAGACAAAATTGCAGCCTTAACCAAATTATTTGCAGCAGTCCCGGCCCTTTATATTGCAGACGGTCATCACCGAACCGAATCAGCAGTTAAAGTTGGTTTAGAAAAACGGGCGCAAAAAAATAGTAATCCTGAAAGTGATCACTTTTTAGCTATCGTCTTTCCAGAAAATGAACTCGCCATTTGGGAATACAATCGTGTTGTCAATGTTCCTGTTACAGATACTTTTTTAGATCAGCTCAAGTCTAGTTTTACAATTGAAAAAACAACGAAAACAAAACCCGATGCACCAGGTCAAATTCAAATGTATTTAGCTAGACAATGGTATACGCTAAGTGCAAAAGAGACAATCAAAAACACCGATCCGGTAAAACGCTTGGACGTATCTTTATTGCAAGACAATGTTTTTGCCCCAATCTTTGGAATTAAAGATGTTAGAGTCGATAAACGAATTGACTTTATCGGCGGTATTCGCGGCCCTGAAGAATTAGTCAAATTAGTCGACAGTGGTGCTTGGCAAGTCGCCTTCTCCTTATACCCGACAGCTATGACAGATCTTTTAGATGTTGCTGACGCTGGGAAAATCATGCCGCCAAAATCAACCTGGTTTGAACCAAAATTATTAAGTGGTCTCTTCTTACATGATCTAGAAACAAAATAA
- a CDS encoding universal stress protein, with translation MSHYQNILVAIDGSKNAEKAFTEAVALAKANNSKLYLAWIIDEASLSTSSFAVSKILKEEQSKAKMVLADLVGQARNAGIENVEEILEVGEPKNYITQTIPKNYELDLIVAGATGKGSLTREKVGSTIQYIVNHAPCTVLMVK, from the coding sequence ATGAGTCATTACCAAAATATTTTAGTAGCGATTGACGGTTCAAAAAATGCGGAGAAGGCTTTTACTGAAGCTGTTGCTTTAGCCAAAGCAAACAATAGCAAGTTGTATCTGGCTTGGATTATTGATGAGGCATCACTGTCTACGAGTTCATTTGCTGTTTCGAAAATTTTAAAAGAAGAGCAAAGCAAGGCAAAGATGGTATTAGCTGATTTAGTGGGGCAGGCTCGCAATGCTGGGATTGAAAATGTTGAAGAGATTTTAGAAGTGGGTGAGCCAAAAAACTACATTACTCAAACAATTCCTAAAAATTATGAGCTTGATTTAATCGTTGCTGGTGCGACAGGAAAAGGCTCCTTAACGCGAGAAAAAGTGGGCTCAACCATTCAATATATTGTAAATCATGCGCCCTGTACGGTACTCATGGTGAAGTAA
- a CDS encoding DUF1361 domain-containing protein, translating to MVQVILGCVWLLFFPNIPYLVTDIVHSDMLQLYNYADGSSLPSVRLWALLIALFLVIFAFNLWGFSELLKLARYFKDRLNLHRYVIRFIVGAICFLSSMGIYAGRFPPRLHSIYFLTDPLKVFDIVFLQWSQKKLEFVLLFFVLHLGILIVLYIQNLLMGRKGENI from the coding sequence GTGGTACAAGTTATTTTAGGCTGTGTTTGGTTACTATTTTTTCCAAACATTCCCTATTTAGTGACCGATATTGTGCACTCGGATATGTTGCAGTTATATAATTATGCTGATGGTAGCAGTTTGCCAAGTGTGCGGTTGTGGGCGTTGTTAATTGCTTTGTTTTTAGTAATTTTTGCTTTTAATTTGTGGGGATTCTCTGAGTTATTAAAGCTGGCCCGTTATTTCAAAGATAGACTGAACTTGCACCGGTATGTAATTCGCTTTATCGTTGGTGCGATTTGTTTTCTTTCTTCGATGGGAATTTATGCGGGGAGATTTCCGCCGCGCTTACATTCTATCTATTTTCTGACCGATCCATTAAAAGTTTTCGATATTGTTTTTTTGCAGTGGTCACAGAAAAAATTGGAATTTGTTTTATTATTCTTTGTTCTTCATTTGGGAATTTTGATTGTATTGTATATTCAGAACTTGTTAATGGGGCGTAAAGGCGAAAATATTTAA